In the Campylobacter lari genome, TAATGGACTTTTAATAGCAAAAGCGATAAAAAAACCTATAAAGATTAAATTTTGTGCGTTTTCAGGTATAAAAAATTCGCTCTTATACCAAGCAAGTAAATCAAAACTCCAATACCCAAAACTTTGATAATACAAAAATCCTACATAAATAATTGCTAAAAGCATGAGCATAGAACCACAAAATGCATAAATGAAAAATTTAATCCCTGCTCTATAATTATCCGAATACCTACCTATTAAATAAATAAGTGGTATAAGAGAAAACTCCCAAAATACATAAAACAATAAAGCATCTAGTGAAGCAAAAAGCCCTATAATACAAAATTGCAGTAAAAATATACTTACAATAACACTTTTATCTTGAATATCTAAACATATAAAAGATAAAAAAATCATAATAGAACAAAGCAACATCAAATAAAGTGCTATAGCATCTACACCTATATGAAAATTAACTATCAAAGAATTTAAGCTAAACTCATACGCTATGCCATCATGATAATTAAACAATAAAAAAACATTTAAAACTAAAATCAAAAAGCTAATTAAAATAGCAAAAGTTTTAGAATCTTCTTTTTGTAAAAACAAAGCTATAAAAGCTGCAAAAAATGGAAATAACATTAATAAACTAAGCATTCTACACCGCCAACGCTAAACAAAATAAACACACAAAAGCCAACACTGCAATTCTTAAAACCAAAGAATAATCCTTGCCCACACTAAGCACTCTAGCAAAGCTTCTAAGGAAAAATGCAACACTATCTACCAAAGTATCTAAAATTTCTTTATCGCTTTTTCTTAAAAATTCACAAAATAAAGCATATTTACTAACAATAAATTGATGATAAAATCTTGGTATATAATATTCATTAAACAAAAGTCTATAAATGCTTGTTTTAGAAAGTGATGGTTTAAACCAATTTTTCCAATAAGCTATAATAGCCAAAAGCATTCCAAGCACCGCAGCAACACTTGCAAGTGCCATAACTAAAGAATTTTGTCCGTCAATAAAAGCTAAATTTTTACTTACAAACTCCATAAAGCTATGCTCAAAAAATCCTGCAATAATAGCAAGTAAAGCCAAAGGACTCATCGCAAGCAAAGCTATCTTACTAGCTTCGTGAGGATGTTCTTCATGTCTTTTTGGAGTAAAAAATACAAGCATTAAAAGTCTAAAACTATAAAAAGCTGTCATAAAAGCTGCTATTAAAAGCGCTAAAAAAATTCCATGGTGATGACTTATAAAAGAAAATCCTAAAATTAAATCTTTAGAGAAAAATCCTGCAAAAGGATAAATTCCTGCCAAAGCCAAAGAGCCTATAAGCATTAAAATAGCGCTAAAACGCATACTTTTATAAAGCCCACCCATCTTGCTAATATCAAGTTTATCATTCATCGCATGCATAACATTACCCGCACCTAAGAATAGTAAAGATTTAAAAAATGCATGGGTTGCTAGATGAAATAAAGCTATGGCATAAGCTCCAAGACCTGCTGCTACAAACATATAACCAAGCTGAGAAAGCGTTGAATAAGCAATAATTCTTTTTAAATCTTTAGCTACCATAGCCATAGAAGCGGCAAAAAGTGCTACAAAAGCTCCAAGTATAGCAATAAAATACCCTACTTCAGGAACTTGCAAATAAAGCTCTCCTGCACGAATTACCAAATAAACCCCTGCAGTAACCATAGTTGCAGCATGGATTAGTGCTGAAACTGGTGTAGGTCCTGCCATGGCATCAGCAAGCCAAGTGTGGAAAGGAAATTGTGCTGATTTACCCATAGCACCTATAAAAAGCAAAATTGCTATTAATATCAAAATAGCATTATTAGCGCAACCTAAAGATAAAAGTGCAAAAAATTCATCATATTTCAAAGAATTGAACTCTATATAAATTAAGAAAATTCCTAAAAGCAAAGCTAAATCTGCAATTCTATTCATAATAAATGCTTCATTAGCAGCAAAGGTGTATTTTTCATTATGATACCAAAAACCTATCAAAAGCCATGAACAAAGTCCAACACCTTCCCAACCTATGAAAAGCCCTAGGAAATTATCGCTCATAATCAAAAACATCATAGAAAAAACAAAAAGTCCTAAATAACTAAAATAGCGATTAAACCCTTCATCATGCTCCATGTAAAATATACTATATAAATGCACAAAAGTAGCAACTATACTTACTACATTCATCATAATTAAAGTAATAGAGTCTATTTTGAAACCAAAACTAACATCTACTAAAGAGATCCAAGTGCCAAGTTCAAAATTAAAATGCGCTCCATTGTTTAATAAAACAATTGAAGCAAATGCTGAAAAAGCTATAAACAAAGAAGCCAAATAACCTAAAATAATTTTCTTAGCGCTAAAAGCAAAAATACCTAAAATAATAGCCGAAACCAAAGGAGAAAAAAGCGCAATTAAAGCTAAATTTTGCATTTTATTCTCCTTTTTCAGCTAAAGAACTCAGCTCTAGTGTTCCTGTTTTTCTATACCACAAAACACAAAGCGCTATTCCAACAGCTACTTCACAAGCTGCAACTCCCATTACAAACAAAGCAAAAATTTGTCCTTCTATGTCTTTATGAGAAGCCCCTGCTGTAACTAAAGCCAAATTAGCAGCGTTTAATAAAATTTCACTTGAAATAAAAAGCATGATTAAATTTTGGCGTTTTATAATACCTATTAGACCAATGATAAACATCAAAATAGCCACAATGTAGTATTTTTCTAACATCATTGCTCATCCTTTTTTATATTTTTTTGAGTAAGTGCTATAGCGCAAATTAAAGCTATTAAGAGCAAAATTGCCATAAATTCAAAAGCAAGCATGTATTTTGTAAATAAAGCAAAACCTATTTGCTGAGTTGAATCAAGACCATAAATCTCATTAGCTTCATTTAAACCAAAACTATAACCCATAATAATACTAATTAGCAAAATTGCGCTAAAAATCACAGCGAAAATAAATATTCTTTTACCCTTTAAACTTTCTTTTACTTTTATCGAAGCATCAAAAAACATCATAGCAAAACTATAAAGACCTAAAATAGCCCCACTATAAACGATAATTTGAATCGCCCCAATAAATTCAGCATTAAGTAAAAAATAAAATCCGCTTAAAAAAACCATAGCTGCTGCCAAAGAACTAATAGCATAAAGCACGCTAGTACTTAAAACACTAATTAAAAAAAATCCCAATACTAAAACACTTAATAAACAAAAAGCTATCGTTTCAAACATTTTCTTCCTTTGGGGTATCTTGCTGTCTTTGTAAATCTATCTCATAATAATTTGGAGTTTTCTTTACTAAATCATCAGCATCTTTTCTTAAACTACCACTTCCTTCAAATACTACTTGATTTTTAAGCTCATCAATAGGGGTTAAAAAATCTTGCTTTTGACCAAAATACGATCTTTGCTCTGCTGCATTTTCATACTCTTTGCCATGCACAATAGCAAGTTCAGGACAAACATCAGCACAAAAGCCACAATAAATACAACGCCCTAAATTAATACTATAATTTTCAACCTTTTTACGTCCATCTTCACTTAAGCTTGTTTCCATTCTTATGCAATTACTAATGCAAATTTTTTCGCACAAGCCACAACCAATACAACATTCATTTTCACTTTCAATAAAACGCATCAAACGATGTACCGCACGGTAACGATTATCTAAAGCAACTTTTTCCATAGGATATTTAATCGTTGCGCTATTATTCTTTTTAAACATTTCTCTTAATACGACAAATAAACCTACAAAAAGTTCTGTATTTAAAGAACGCTTGATTACTTGTATGAATTTTTCATAAGCATTTTGAGGATTTTTACGCTCAAAATCTACCTTAAAATAACCTTTTTTCATTGTTTTTCCTATATCACAAGCACTAAAGCACTAATTAATAAATTTAAAACCGCTAAAGGAATTAAAATCAAATAACACATTCTCATTACTTGATCAGGACGCAGTTGCGGAAAAGCCCCTCTAGCCCAAAAATACCAAAAGAACACAAAAGACACTTTCAAAAGCATCATAATAGCCCCTGGTATAATCCAAAAATCATTAAATCCACCTAAAAACAAAAGCGATATCATAATCGCTCCGGTGATCATGGCTGTATATTCACCAATAAAAAACATACCCCATCTAAGCCCACTATATTCAGTGCCATAACCTGAAACAAGTTCAGTTTCGTTTTCACTTAAACAAAGTGGAGTTCTATTGGTTTCTATAAAAATGGCTATTACAAATAAAATAAAAGCCAAAGGTTGTTTAAAAATAAGCCAAGAAAGTATGCCTTCACTTTGATAATTATTAATATCTACTAAAGATAAAGAACCAACAAGCATTACAACACATACCAAAGAAAGACCTGCAACACTCTCATAAGAAATGATAGAAACAAGCCCTCTTGCCCCACCTAACAATGACCATTTATTATTACTTGCCAAGCCTCCTAAAAAAATAGCATAAAAACTAACCCCGCCCATGCCTATGACAAATAGTAAGGCCACATTAATATCAGCAATAATAGGGCGAATCACTCTACCAAATAAAGTAAATTCAGGAAAAATAGGAATAGCTGCAATTGCCACAAAAGCACAAATTGCTGCGATTAATGGAGCGATTAAAAACACCACTTTTTGAGCATAAGTTGGCACTATATCTTCTTTAGTAAAAAGCTTAATCATATCAGCAACTACTTGAAGCAATCCAAAAGGACCTACCATATCAGGTCCCAAACGACGATGAAATAAAGCTAAAGCCTTTCTTTCAAGATAAGTTGCCAAGCCTGCTAAAGTAGCAAAAATAGCTATAACAAGCACGCATTTGATAATTGTCTCTATAATAAAAAAAGTAATATCACTCATATTTTAGCTCCTGCTTTTTCAAGCCAAACTTTTGCATATCGAGTATTATCAAATAAAGATTTAAAATCAATCTTACTATCATAATCCCCCAAATACGCACCATTTTCTAAAGATTCATCACATTTTACACTTATAGCAATTTGAGTTTTTTCATTTTTTAAAATAACACTATCATCTTGATTTAAATCAAATTTTTGCATTAAATCAGACGATAAAAATAAAGCTCCAACCTCATTAAAAGCTCTATTGCTAAGCTTTGAAAACTGATGAATACGATTTGCATGATATAAGGTTAAATTTCCTTCATTTTGTTCTTTGACTTCTTGGGCGTTTAATATTTTTTCAAACTCAAAATGAGAAAAATCAAGCTCATAGCCTCTATGGTTTACCCCACCATTATCATAATGATTTTCTAACTCATCAAAATCAATTGCCCTAAAGCCTTTATTTTGTGGTAAAAATTTAGTATAGTTGATTGTAAATTCTTCATCAAAACCTAAAGCATTTGCTAAATCATTTAAAAAATAACCTTTAAATTCTAAAGCTGCGTTTGTAGGAACTAATCTTTTGTCATAATTTACAAAGCTACCTTCTTGTTGATTTAAACTAGAACTTGCAAGATCAAAATGCCCATCATAAGAAAAAGTAAAATCACCTTTTTCATTATAACCTAGTGTTTTTCCCGCTTGAAAATCTTGACTTAAATCACAAATCAAACTCACACCTAAAGTATTAGTGCAAGTTGGATTTAAAAAGACTTTAAAATCAGTATATTTTTGCACCAAAGCACAAAGTTTTGCTAGCTTTGCACTTTGCTCATCATAGTAAAAATCACTTCCTATAATAAGTGTAAATTTTTGCTTTTTAGCTAATAAAGTTTCTAAAATATCCTCATCTATGCCAAGATTTTTCGCATAATTTGATCTTTGCACTTCTATGCTTTTTTTAATTTTTTTAGGCACAAGCTTTTTAACTTCTTCTATAATAGTGTCACCATTTTCATTTTGCTTTTCTATCTTTTCAATAACTTCTTCATTAATAGTTTCTTCTATTTCTTTAGTGCCTTGGTAATACGCATTTTCTAATGTATTTTTAAAATCTTGCGGAAACTCTTTAGTAAATTTTTGCAAGATAAATAATAAAATATTTTCATTATCTTTAATATCATGATTAATCTGCAAGAAATTTTTAGAGTATTTATCCACACCCTTATCTTTTATAGGGTGAAAATATAGCCCTGCACCTTTATTCATCACTAAAGCATTATTAACTTTATATCCTAGCGTTGGCGCATCATAGCGTAAAAATGAACCTACGATGATTAAAAAATCACTTTGAGTGATATCATCTGTATTTGCATTATACATTGCATTTGCATTTTGATAAAAACAAGCTAGAAAATCTTGGAATTTTTTAGCTTCATAATTTATAAGATTAAGATTAAATTTTTTACTTAAATTTTGCAAGATTAAAGCTTCTTCGTTAGTAATAAAACTATTAAATAAAATATTTTTTATTTCATCATTTTTTATCATATTTACTAGTTTTTCAAAGGCTTTTTCATCTTTACCTTGAACTTCATTTTGGGTATTAAAACCATATCTTGCAGCTTTATTTAGCGTAGCAAAAGCAAAATCATTACTCACTCTATAAATTTTTTCTTTTTGATTATTAATACTAGTTTGTTTAATATCATAATACATCAACTCACAATCACTAGAATGTGGATTGCTAGCTGGAATTTTCTTTAATTCCCAAGCATTAGATGTATATTGAAAAGCCGAACCCACCAAGGCTCCTGTTGGGCATACACTTGTACATTCTCCACAAAAAGAACAATCAAGCATATCACCACTACTTGGCGCAATTAAACTCTTTTGAAATTTAGTCCAAATCGCTAGCGCGTCTTTACTCATACTCTCTTTAAAGCTTACATCGGGCGCGTTTGCTCCTCTTGGAGTAGTTTTT is a window encoding:
- the nuoL gene encoding NADH-quinone oxidoreductase subunit L, producing the protein MQNLALIALFSPLVSAIILGIFAFSAKKIILGYLASLFIAFSAFASIVLLNNGAHFNFELGTWISLVDVSFGFKIDSITLIMMNVVSIVATFVHLYSIFYMEHDEGFNRYFSYLGLFVFSMMFLIMSDNFLGLFIGWEGVGLCSWLLIGFWYHNEKYTFAANEAFIMNRIADLALLLGIFLIYIEFNSLKYDEFFALLSLGCANNAILILIAILLFIGAMGKSAQFPFHTWLADAMAGPTPVSALIHAATMVTAGVYLVIRAGELYLQVPEVGYFIAILGAFVALFAASMAMVAKDLKRIIAYSTLSQLGYMFVAAGLGAYAIALFHLATHAFFKSLLFLGAGNVMHAMNDKLDISKMGGLYKSMRFSAILMLIGSLALAGIYPFAGFFSKDLILGFSFISHHHGIFLALLIAAFMTAFYSFRLLMLVFFTPKRHEEHPHEASKIALLAMSPLALLAIIAGFFEHSFMEFVSKNLAFIDGQNSLVMALASVAAVLGMLLAIIAYWKNWFKPSLSKTSIYRLLFNEYYIPRFYHQFIVSKYALFCEFLRKSDKEILDTLVDSVAFFLRSFARVLSVGKDYSLVLRIAVLAFVCLFCLALAV
- the nuoK gene encoding NADH-quinone oxidoreductase subunit NuoK, whose protein sequence is MLEKYYIVAILMFIIGLIGIIKRQNLIMLFISSEILLNAANLALVTAGASHKDIEGQIFALFVMGVAACEVAVGIALCVLWYRKTGTLELSSLAEKGE
- a CDS encoding NADH-quinone oxidoreductase subunit J produces the protein MFETIAFCLLSVLVLGFFLISVLSTSVLYAISSLAAAMVFLSGFYFLLNAEFIGAIQIIVYSGAILGLYSFAMMFFDASIKVKESLKGKRIFIFAVIFSAILLISIIMGYSFGLNEANEIYGLDSTQQIGFALFTKYMLAFEFMAILLLIALICAIALTQKNIKKDEQ
- the nuoI gene encoding NADH-quinone oxidoreductase subunit NuoI — protein: MKKGYFKVDFERKNPQNAYEKFIQVIKRSLNTELFVGLFVVLREMFKKNNSATIKYPMEKVALDNRYRAVHRLMRFIESENECCIGCGLCEKICISNCIRMETSLSEDGRKKVENYSINLGRCIYCGFCADVCPELAIVHGKEYENAAEQRSYFGQKQDFLTPIDELKNQVVFEGSGSLRKDADDLVKKTPNYYEIDLQRQQDTPKEENV
- the nuoH gene encoding NADH-quinone oxidoreductase subunit NuoH, with amino-acid sequence MSDITFFIIETIIKCVLVIAIFATLAGLATYLERKALALFHRRLGPDMVGPFGLLQVVADMIKLFTKEDIVPTYAQKVVFLIAPLIAAICAFVAIAAIPIFPEFTLFGRVIRPIIADINVALLFVIGMGGVSFYAIFLGGLASNNKWSLLGGARGLVSIISYESVAGLSLVCVVMLVGSLSLVDINNYQSEGILSWLIFKQPLAFILFVIAIFIETNRTPLCLSENETELVSGYGTEYSGLRWGMFFIGEYTAMITGAIMISLLFLGGFNDFWIIPGAIMMLLKVSFVFFWYFWARGAFPQLRPDQVMRMCYLILIPLAVLNLLISALVLVI
- a CDS encoding NADH-quinone oxidoreductase subunit G encodes the protein MKVIINGIECEANEGEYILNVARKNDIFIPAICYLNGCSPTLACRMCMVEADGKKVYSCNTKVKEGMVVESDLPNLWDERNAIMQAYCINHPLQCGVCDKSGECELQNFTHKARVNVQNYWIKDTHKEHKKWGEINYDPALCIVCERCITVCKDKIGESALKTTPRGANAPDVSFKESMSKDALAIWTKFQKSLIAPSSGDMLDCSFCGECTSVCPTGALVGSAFQYTSNAWELKKIPASNPHSSDCELMYYDIKQTSINNQKEKIYRVSNDFAFATLNKAARYGFNTQNEVQGKDEKAFEKLVNMIKNDEIKNILFNSFITNEEALILQNLSKKFNLNLINYEAKKFQDFLACFYQNANAMYNANTDDITQSDFLIIVGSFLRYDAPTLGYKVNNALVMNKGAGLYFHPIKDKGVDKYSKNFLQINHDIKDNENILLFILQKFTKEFPQDFKNTLENAYYQGTKEIEETINEEVIEKIEKQNENGDTIIEEVKKLVPKKIKKSIEVQRSNYAKNLGIDEDILETLLAKKQKFTLIIGSDFYYDEQSAKLAKLCALVQKYTDFKVFLNPTCTNTLGVSLICDLSQDFQAGKTLGYNEKGDFTFSYDGHFDLASSSLNQQEGSFVNYDKRLVPTNAALEFKGYFLNDLANALGFDEEFTINYTKFLPQNKGFRAIDFDELENHYDNGGVNHRGYELDFSHFEFEKILNAQEVKEQNEGNLTLYHANRIHQFSKLSNRAFNEVGALFLSSDLMQKFDLNQDDSVILKNEKTQIAISVKCDESLENGAYLGDYDSKIDFKSLFDNTRYAKVWLEKAGAKI